In a genomic window of Methanosarcina horonobensis HB-1 = JCM 15518:
- a CDS encoding class II SORL domain-containing protein: protein MTTTGTEEKVNKPLDPANLTEGEKKHIPVIEAPETVTAGEPFEVTITVGSIPHVMEEKHFIEWIELYLHNKLIGRKELSPSGEKAAKVTFRIEADEALIAIKEIETCRVRGVNICGNCGEKSVITNLHAVEKCNVHGVWESYRQIEVMSGEEKEEGKKCVWKA, encoded by the coding sequence GTGACTACTACTGGAACCGAAGAAAAAGTAAATAAACCGCTGGATCCGGCAAACCTTACAGAAGGAGAGAAAAAGCATATACCAGTTATCGAAGCTCCTGAAACGGTAACTGCAGGCGAGCCTTTTGAAGTTACCATCACGGTTGGCAGTATTCCTCATGTAATGGAAGAAAAACATTTCATAGAATGGATTGAGCTTTATCTTCATAACAAACTCATAGGAAGAAAAGAACTGTCTCCTTCCGGCGAAAAAGCAGCAAAAGTGACTTTCAGGATAGAAGCTGATGAGGCCCTGATAGCCATCAAAGAAATTGAAACATGCAGGGTTCGCGGAGTAAATATCTGCGGCAACTGCGGAGAAAAATCCGTGATTACAAACCTTCATGCAGTAGAGAAATGTAATGTCCATGGTGTCTGGGAATCGTACAGACAGATAGAGGTCATGTCCGGAGAGGAAAAAGAAGAAGGCAAAAAATGCGTATGGAAAGCTTGA